In Chryseobacterium gleum, a single genomic region encodes these proteins:
- the atpA gene encoding F0F1 ATP synthase subunit alpha: MAEINPAEVSAILKQQLANFDTQSNVEEVGTVLTIGDGIARVYGLENVQYGELVKFSSDVEGIVLNLEEDNVGVALLGESKLVKEGDTVRRTNRISSIKVGEGMLGRVVDTLGNPIDGKGPITGDLYEMPLERKAPGVIFRQPVTEPLQSGIVAIDSMIPVGRGQRELIIGDRQTGKTTVAIDTIINQKEFFDAGKPVYCIYVAIGQKASTVAQIVKTLSDKGALAYTVIVAANASDPVPMQVYSAMAGAAIGEFFRDTGRPALIVYDDLSKQAVAYRELSLLLRRPPGREAYPGDVFYLHSRLLERAAKVIADDEIAKQMNDLPESLKPIVKGGGSLTALPIIETQAGDVSAYIPTNVISITDGQIFLESDLFNSGVRPAINVGISVSRVGGNAQIKSMKKVSGTLKLDQAQYKELEAFAKFGSDLDASTLAVISKGERNVELLKQPVNSPLPVDSQVAMIYAGTENLLRNVPLNKIKEFQHEYIEFLRSKHPDTMAAIKSGKIDNDITGVLKQAANDLASKYN; encoded by the coding sequence ATGGCAGAAATAAATCCGGCAGAAGTATCTGCGATCTTAAAACAGCAATTGGCCAACTTCGATACTCAATCCAACGTTGAGGAAGTAGGTACAGTTTTAACCATCGGTGATGGTATTGCTCGTGTATACGGGTTAGAAAACGTACAATACGGAGAGTTGGTGAAATTTTCTAGTGATGTAGAAGGTATTGTACTTAACCTTGAAGAAGACAACGTGGGTGTTGCTCTACTTGGTGAAAGTAAATTAGTAAAAGAAGGTGATACAGTAAGAAGAACAAACAGAATCTCTTCTATCAAAGTAGGAGAAGGGATGTTAGGAAGAGTAGTAGATACTCTTGGTAACCCAATCGATGGTAAAGGTCCTATTACTGGGGATTTATACGAAATGCCATTGGAAAGAAAAGCTCCTGGAGTTATCTTCAGACAGCCGGTAACTGAGCCTTTACAGTCAGGTATCGTTGCGATCGACTCTATGATCCCTGTAGGAAGAGGACAGAGAGAGCTTATCATCGGTGACAGACAGACAGGTAAAACTACTGTTGCGATCGATACGATCATCAACCAAAAAGAATTCTTTGATGCTGGTAAACCAGTATATTGTATATATGTTGCTATCGGTCAGAAAGCTTCTACTGTAGCACAAATCGTTAAAACTCTTTCTGATAAAGGAGCTTTAGCATATACTGTAATCGTTGCGGCTAACGCATCAGATCCGGTTCCTATGCAGGTATATTCTGCGATGGCAGGTGCTGCTATCGGAGAATTCTTCAGAGATACAGGTAGACCAGCGCTTATCGTTTATGATGATTTATCTAAACAAGCTGTTGCTTACCGTGAGCTTTCTCTACTATTAAGAAGACCACCGGGCCGTGAAGCTTATCCTGGAGACGTTTTCTACCTTCACTCAAGACTATTGGAAAGAGCTGCAAAAGTAATCGCTGATGACGAAATTGCTAAGCAAATGAACGATTTGCCAGAGTCTCTTAAGCCAATCGTAAAAGGTGGTGGTTCATTAACAGCCCTTCCGATTATCGAAACTCAGGCTGGTGACGTTTCTGCATATATCCCTACAAACGTAATCTCTATTACAGACGGACAGATCTTCCTGGAGTCTGATCTATTCAACTCAGGGGTTCGTCCTGCAATTAACGTAGGTATCTCTGTATCAAGGGTAGGAGGTAATGCTCAGATCAAATCAATGAAAAAAGTATCTGGTACATTGAAACTTGACCAGGCTCAATACAAAGAATTGGAAGCGTTTGCTAAGTTCGGTTCTGACCTTGATGCTTCTACGCTGGCAGTAATCTCTAAAGGAGAAAGAAACGTGGAGCTTCTTAAGCAGCCGGTAAACTCTCCACTTCCTGTAGACAGTCAGGTTGCAATGATCTATGCTGGTACTGAGAACTTATTGAGAAACGTTCCATTGAACAAGATTAAAGAATTCCAACACGAATATATCGAGTTCCTTAGATCTAAGCACCCTGATACAATGGCTGCTATCAAGTCTGGAAAAATCGATAACGATATTACAGGTGTTCTTAAGCAGGCAGCTAACGATTTAGCTTCTAAATACAACTAA
- the atpH gene encoding ATP synthase F1 subunit delta, which yields MLTSKVAKRYAQGLLDFTNEAGQTATVFSEMKDVVKVMAESKDLNKFFLTPYIDSKKKIEVANEIFKGLSVSSQNLIRLVIKHGRENQLKNIAQEFINKVEDLSGVQRVTLTTATPLSKENLDQILRSTNLVNADSNFDLKVNVKPEILGGYILRVGDQQVDASVKTKLNQVKKDFQLN from the coding sequence ATGCTTACATCTAAAGTAGCTAAAAGATACGCACAAGGTTTACTTGACTTCACCAACGAAGCAGGGCAAACGGCTACTGTATTTTCAGAAATGAAAGATGTAGTAAAGGTAATGGCTGAATCTAAAGATTTAAACAAGTTTTTCCTTACTCCTTACATCGATTCTAAAAAGAAAATAGAAGTAGCAAACGAAATATTCAAAGGTTTATCTGTTTCTTCTCAAAATCTGATCAGATTGGTGATTAAACACGGACGTGAAAACCAATTGAAAAATATCGCTCAGGAATTCATCAATAAAGTTGAAGACCTTAGTGGTGTACAGAGAGTAACGCTTACTACAGCAACTCCGCTTTCAAAAGAAAACCTTGACCAGATTTTAAGATCTACAAATCTTGTAAATGCTGATTCAAACTTTGATCTGAAAGTAAATGTTAAGCCTGAAATTCTTGGAGGATATATTCTGAGAGTAGGTGACCAGCAGGTAGATGCGTCTGTAAAGACCAAGCTAAACCAAGTTAAAAAAGATTTCCAATTAAATTAA
- a CDS encoding F0F1 ATP synthase subunit B — translation MELIHQFSSGLFIIQSVIFLALLFLLGKFAWKPILKSINDRETSIVDALNQAKLARKEMETLKEDNERIIREAKIERDAILKEAREIKDRIVGEAKDVAKAEGDKMIEAAKQTINAEKNAAMADIKTQIGTLSVNIAESILKQKLDNSEAQNELVQNYLNKSNLN, via the coding sequence ATGGAATTAATTCATCAGTTTTCATCAGGATTATTTATTATCCAGTCTGTTATTTTTCTAGCATTATTATTTTTGTTAGGTAAATTCGCTTGGAAACCTATTTTAAAGTCTATCAATGACAGAGAAACTTCTATTGTTGACGCTCTTAATCAAGCTAAATTAGCAAGAAAAGAAATGGAAACTTTAAAAGAGGATAACGAAAGAATCATTCGTGAAGCTAAAATCGAAAGAGATGCTATCCTTAAAGAAGCTAGAGAAATTAAAGACAGAATCGTAGGAGAAGCTAAAGATGTTGCTAAAGCTGAAGGAGACAAAATGATCGAAGCTGCTAAACAGACTATCAACGCTGAGAAAAATGCTGCTATGGCAGACATCAAAACTCAAATCGGTACTTTATCTGTAAACATTGCTGAATCTATCTTGAAGCAAAAGCTAGACAACAGCGAAGCTCAAAACGAATTAGTTCAAAATTATTTAAACAAATCAAACCTTAACTAA
- the atpE gene encoding ATP synthase F0 subunit C, whose product MEIPKIVGAGIVVLGVGIGLGKIGAAALEAIARQPEQSGKIQTAMLIAAALVEGVAFAALFAVN is encoded by the coding sequence ATGGAAATCCCTAAAATTGTAGGTGCTGGTATCGTAGTACTAGGTGTAGGTATCGGTCTTGGTAAAATCGGAGCTGCTGCTCTTGAAGCTATCGCTAGACAACCTGAGCAATCTGGAAAAATCCAAACAGCTATGCTTATCGCAGCTGCACTTGTAGAAGGTGTTGCGTTTGCTGCTCTATTCGCAGTAAACTAA
- the atpB gene encoding F0F1 ATP synthase subunit A yields the protein MFKKFAVLFYSIFVLNLVSAQHGEATAGAVPAQELSEKDKISKENKEFIDHHLLDAHDFTLMVDKEGHHIGFPLPVIFYDNGFHSFMSNKEGFMHGEPTEVDGSYYVLHHEKIYKTDAKGTLTLGEDGHPTNGKPLDLSITKSVLIILLVSIFMFVLFVGMAKSYKKSAIPTGAARFLEPLIIFVRDEVAIPNIGHKYKRFMGYLLTVFFFILFLNVLGLMPFGINVTGNITMTFFLAILTYLITTFSANKDYWKHIFWMPGVPVPMKLIMLPIELLGTITKPFALMIRLFANMTAGHIVVMSLIGLIYVFKNFIAGVAFPFLTLVIYLLEVLVAFLQAYIFTMLSALFIGMAVEEHEHEHHAAH from the coding sequence ATGTTTAAGAAATTCGCAGTTTTATTCTACAGTATTTTTGTATTAAACTTAGTGTCTGCACAGCACGGTGAAGCTACTGCTGGGGCAGTTCCTGCTCAAGAGCTTTCAGAGAAAGACAAAATAAGCAAAGAAAACAAGGAGTTCATCGATCATCACTTATTAGATGCACATGATTTCACATTGATGGTTGATAAAGAAGGTCACCATATCGGTTTTCCTCTTCCTGTAATTTTCTATGATAATGGTTTCCATTCTTTCATGAGCAACAAAGAAGGGTTCATGCATGGAGAGCCTACTGAAGTAGATGGTTCTTATTATGTATTACACCATGAGAAAATTTATAAGACGGACGCAAAAGGAACTTTAACACTTGGTGAAGATGGTCATCCAACTAATGGAAAGCCTTTGGATCTTTCTATTACGAAAAGTGTACTGATTATATTACTAGTGTCGATCTTTATGTTTGTATTGTTTGTTGGAATGGCTAAGTCTTATAAAAAATCAGCTATCCCTACAGGTGCAGCAAGATTTTTAGAACCACTAATCATCTTTGTAAGAGACGAAGTTGCTATTCCTAATATCGGGCACAAGTATAAGAGATTTATGGGGTATTTATTAACTGTATTCTTCTTTATCCTTTTCCTTAACGTTCTTGGATTAATGCCTTTCGGAATTAATGTTACGGGTAATATTACAATGACATTCTTCCTTGCAATCCTTACTTATCTGATTACAACATTTTCAGCAAATAAAGATTACTGGAAACACATTTTCTGGATGCCAGGAGTTCCTGTTCCAATGAAACTGATTATGCTTCCTATCGAATTATTAGGAACAATCACTAAACCGTTTGCTTTGATGATCCGACTTTTTGCAAACATGACAGCAGGTCACATCGTAGTAATGAGTTTGATCGGATTGATCTATGTATTCAAAAACTTTATTGCAGGTGTTGCATTCCCGTTTCTTACATTGGTAATTTATTTACTGGAGGTATTGGTAGCGTTCTTACAGGCTTATATATTTACAATGTTATCAGCTCTGTTTATCGGAATGGCAGTAGAAGAGCACGAGCACGAACATCATGCTGCTCACTAA
- the ffh gene encoding signal recognition particle protein, with product MFNSLQDKLDKALHNISGRGKITEINVAETVKEIRRALVDADVNYKVAKDLTKRVQDKALGQNVLTSLTPGQLMTKIVHDELVDLMGGSQEGINLSGKPTVILIAGLQGSGKTTFSGKLANYLQTKRNKKPLLVACDVYRPAAIDQLKVLGGQIKVPVYTEEGSTNPSTIAENAINFAKSNGHDVVIVDTAGRLAIDEQMMNEIKSVHYFIKPQETLFVVDSMTGQDAVNTAKAFNDALNFDGVVLTKLDGDTRGGAALTIRSVVEKPIKFISTGEKMEALDLFYPERMADRILGMGDVVSLVEKAQEQFDEEEAKKLHKKIAKNEFGFDDFLKQINQIKKMGNMKDLMGMIPGVGKAIKDVEISDDAFKHIEAIIYSMTPEERRKPSIINTQRKNRIAKGAGRKIEDVNQLMKQFDQMGKMMKMMQGPQGKQMMQMMSKMPNMPGMGGMFGK from the coding sequence ATGTTTAATAGTTTACAGGATAAATTAGACAAGGCATTGCATAATATTTCCGGTAGAGGAAAAATTACTGAAATCAACGTGGCGGAAACCGTAAAGGAGATCCGTAGAGCATTGGTGGATGCCGACGTTAACTATAAAGTTGCAAAAGACCTTACCAAAAGAGTTCAGGATAAAGCATTGGGACAAAACGTTCTTACTTCCCTTACACCGGGACAGCTGATGACGAAAATTGTTCATGATGAACTGGTAGACCTTATGGGAGGTTCTCAGGAGGGAATCAATCTTTCAGGAAAACCAACTGTAATCCTTATTGCAGGTCTTCAGGGATCCGGTAAGACAACTTTCTCAGGAAAGCTTGCTAATTATTTACAGACAAAAAGAAATAAAAAACCTTTACTGGTTGCATGTGACGTATACCGTCCTGCAGCAATTGACCAGCTGAAAGTATTGGGAGGACAGATTAAAGTTCCCGTTTATACTGAAGAAGGTTCTACCAACCCGTCTACGATTGCTGAAAATGCGATCAATTTTGCAAAATCAAACGGTCACGATGTTGTGATTGTGGATACTGCGGGCCGTTTGGCGATTGATGAGCAGATGATGAACGAGATCAAATCCGTACATTATTTCATCAAACCACAGGAAACTCTTTTCGTAGTGGACTCTATGACAGGTCAGGATGCAGTGAATACAGCAAAAGCATTTAACGATGCTTTGAACTTTGACGGAGTTGTTCTAACAAAATTAGATGGTGATACAAGAGGGGGTGCTGCTTTAACAATCCGTTCTGTTGTTGAAAAACCAATCAAATTTATCTCCACAGGGGAAAAAATGGAAGCTTTGGATCTTTTCTACCCGGAAAGGATGGCAGACAGAATCCTGGGAATGGGAGACGTTGTTTCCCTTGTAGAAAAAGCTCAGGAGCAGTTTGATGAAGAAGAAGCTAAAAAGCTTCACAAAAAAATTGCTAAAAACGAATTCGGATTTGATGATTTCCTTAAGCAGATCAACCAGATCAAGAAGATGGGTAATATGAAGGATCTGATGGGAATGATTCCTGGAGTTGGAAAAGCAATCAAAGATGTAGAAATCAGTGATGATGCATTCAAGCATATTGAAGCGATTATCTACTCTATGACTCCTGAAGAAAGAAGAAAACCTTCTATTATCAATACGCAAAGAAAAAACAGAATTGCTAAAGGTGCCGGAAGAAAAATCGAAGACGTGAATCAATTGATGAAGCAATTCGATCAGATGGGTAAAATGATGAAGATGATGCAGGGACCTCAGGGAAAACAAATGATGCAGATGATGAGCAAAATGCCGAATATGCCTGGAATGGGTGGAATGTTCGGAAAATAA
- a CDS encoding porin family protein encodes MKKILLASAIALFAGLNAQTTFGVKAGYALSKLNSSEGDFEFGGFEASLKSKSGFYIGGLVEHKFNNKFAVQGEVEYANLGGKAEVGIPGTGITLTEKMNLNRIVIPVSARYYATPELGIYAGPYVSFKTNNKAKFEVSGPNAGMVDPSGLKEGERYLEKELNDGLKSTDFGLFLGADYNVYKGLFVDARYSFGLTNMIKNPVDGETLKMNFFQLGIGYKFK; translated from the coding sequence ATGAAAAAAATCTTATTAGCGTCTGCAATCGCTTTGTTTGCAGGTCTGAATGCACAAACTACATTCGGTGTCAAAGCCGGTTATGCTTTATCAAAATTAAATTCCAGTGAGGGCGATTTCGAATTTGGAGGATTCGAAGCCAGTTTAAAATCCAAATCAGGGTTTTATATCGGAGGTTTGGTTGAGCATAAATTCAATAATAAGTTTGCCGTTCAGGGAGAGGTAGAATACGCTAATCTTGGCGGAAAAGCTGAAGTTGGAATACCAGGTACAGGTATTACTTTAACTGAAAAGATGAATCTTAACAGAATTGTTATTCCTGTATCTGCAAGATATTATGCAACGCCGGAACTAGGAATTTATGCAGGTCCTTATGTAAGTTTTAAAACGAATAATAAAGCAAAATTTGAAGTAAGTGGTCCTAATGCTGGTATGGTAGATCCTTCCGGGCTTAAAGAAGGAGAACGTTATTTGGAAAAAGAGCTGAATGATGGTTTGAAATCTACCGATTTTGGTTTATTCCTGGGAGCAGATTATAATGTATACAAAGGATTATTTGTAGATGCACGCTACAGTTTTGGTCTTACCAATATGATCAAGAATCCTGTGGATGGAGAAACATTAAAAATGAATTTCTTCCAGTTAGGAATAGGATACAAGTTTAAATAG
- a CDS encoding outer membrane beta-barrel protein: MKKILLMGAVALFGLSNAQIAKGTSYLSGQVEYYHNEKNEFEAKTKDDVIRILPTAGYFVDNNLAVGLGVGYKSAVTKYTVNGFGFLNTIEIKNTDNAFVIAPFVRKYWTLSDKLYIFGQLQVPLEFGNEKLDFNSEGDEGDPILSAPFTEKNNYTNIGVNIKPGLDYFLTKNWSIEATIGEFGYNTYKKDMEGAKRTNDYKFGVNLASVTFGVKYVFAK, from the coding sequence ATGAAAAAAATCTTATTGATGGGCGCTGTAGCGCTTTTCGGTTTATCGAATGCACAGATTGCAAAAGGAACTTCTTATCTTTCAGGTCAGGTAGAATATTACCACAATGAAAAGAACGAATTCGAAGCCAAAACAAAGGATGATGTGATCAGAATTCTTCCAACAGCTGGATATTTCGTTGATAACAACTTGGCAGTAGGGCTTGGTGTAGGCTATAAAAGTGCTGTTACAAAATATACGGTAAATGGTTTTGGGTTCCTTAATACAATTGAAATTAAAAATACGGATAACGCATTTGTTATTGCTCCCTTTGTGAGAAAATACTGGACTTTATCCGATAAATTATACATCTTTGGACAATTACAGGTTCCATTGGAATTCGGTAATGAAAAACTGGATTTTAACAGTGAAGGTGATGAAGGAGATCCTATACTTTCCGCTCCGTTTACAGAAAAAAATAACTACACCAACATCGGCGTGAATATTAAGCCGGGTCTGGATTATTTCCTGACTAAGAACTGGTCAATTGAAGCTACAATAGGGGAATTCGGATACAATACTTACAAAAAAGACATGGAAGGAGCTAAAAGAACTAATGATTACAAATTTGGAGTCAATTTAGCTTCAGTGACTTTTGGAGTGAAATATGTATTTGCAAAATAA
- a CDS encoding outer membrane beta-barrel protein, with amino-acid sequence MKKILLAGAVALFGLSNAQIAKGTTYLSGSVGYSQVETNNGNDKKENFNVLPTVGYFVNTNLAIGLGVGYQTEKNTVSTTTTLGNTTVVNESVVKTPAFVVAPFVRKYWTLSDKLYFFGQLAVPMQFGKTETETSSVATTTTGAGTTVSTNSTSTEAKYTKIGVTVKPGLDYFLNKNWSIEATIGEFGYSNYKPKDGDATNNYNFGLNLSSVTFGVKYVFAK; translated from the coding sequence ATGAAAAAAATATTATTAGCGGGTGCTGTTGCACTTTTTGGTTTATCAAACGCTCAGATTGCTAAAGGAACTACATATTTATCAGGATCTGTTGGTTATTCTCAGGTAGAAACTAACAACGGTAACGATAAAAAAGAAAACTTCAACGTATTACCTACAGTTGGATATTTCGTAAACACTAACTTAGCTATCGGATTAGGAGTTGGATATCAAACTGAAAAGAACACTGTATCTACTACTACAACTTTAGGAAACACTACAGTTGTAAACGAGAGTGTTGTTAAAACTCCAGCTTTTGTTGTGGCTCCATTCGTAAGAAAATACTGGACTTTATCTGACAAGTTATATTTCTTCGGACAGTTAGCAGTTCCAATGCAGTTTGGAAAAACTGAAACTGAAACTAGCTCTGTAGCTACTACTACAACAGGTGCAGGAACTACAGTTTCTACTAACTCTACTTCGACTGAAGCTAAATACACTAAAATTGGTGTTACTGTGAAGCCAGGTTTAGATTATTTCTTAAACAAAAACTGGTCTATCGAAGCTACTATCGGTGAGTTCGGTTATAGCAACTACAAGCCAAAAGATGGTGATGCTACAAACAACTACAACTTCGGATTGAATTTATCTTCTGTAACTTTCGGAGTTAAATATGTATTTGCAAAATAA